The Anoplopoma fimbria isolate UVic2021 breed Golden Eagle Sablefish chromosome 5, Afim_UVic_2022, whole genome shotgun sequence genome contains a region encoding:
- the LOC129091006 gene encoding peptide Y — translation MANMRSWMMLAALVVCLLVCWSGCVEAYPPQPESPGSNASPEDWAKYHAAVRHYVNLITRQRYGKRSTPEQAVAWLLFGADSSQDTEPRSDYGDQW, via the exons ATGGCCAACATGAGATCGTGGATGATGCTTGCGGCTCTCGTCGTCTGCCTGCTGGTGTGTTGGAGCGGCTGTGTTGAAGCCTACCCTCCCCAACCGGAGAGCCCGGGGAGCAACGCCTCACCGGAGGACTGGGCCAAATACCACGCGGCTGTCAGGCATTATGTCAACCTCATCACCAGGCAGAG GTATGGAAAGAGGTCGACCCCCGAGCAGGCGGTGGCGTGGCTGCTGTTTGGGGCTGATTCGAGCCAAGACACTGAACCACG CTCGGACTATGGCGATCAGTGGTGA